One Arachis hypogaea cultivar Tifrunner chromosome 18, arahy.Tifrunner.gnm2.J5K5, whole genome shotgun sequence genomic window, AGCCTAGAAGGGCATTTGTGAGCGGAAATAGAAAGCAAAGATCGCTTCCAGATTACAATGGGCGTGGCTGGCATGAATCAAGGAAGCAGGTGATGAAGGAACATGGGGGACATAAGAGGTCCTATTATATGGATCCCCAGCCCCTAAGCTATCTCGAGTGGCATTTGTATGAGTATGAGATCAACAACCAAGATAGCTTAGCATTGTATCGACTGGAACTAAAGTTTGTcgataataaaaagaaaagtccTAAAGCAAAATTGACAAAGGAATCTCTTGCTGATTTACAAAATAAGATGGGAAAGCTAAGTGCTGATGTTTTGGGAGATGATGGAGGCACCGCTGACGGAAAAATAAAGGCCAAGTCTGAGAATGGTGGATCTCCTGAGCATGAAACAAAAAATCCAGAGTGATTTTGTTCTTGCCAAATTTCTCACTAACATGTACATACATAGGATAGGTAGCAGCATGAGGAAACTTCTAACATTCTCTGGTTAGAGGAACACAGTTCCTTGTGGTAGATAGTGTCTCTGAGTCCAACGTTACAAGTTTGCATTGAATTTGACATTGTGCTGCCTTTGTTATCATTTGGGAAGATTCTGATCCTTTTGGGGGGGCATCAGTGGGAGCTCCCTTTTGTGGTCAAGCACCTCCCAATTTCTGACACAGCATCAATACAAATAGAACCATTAGGTTGCATGCCTTAGTTTTCTATTTTGTAGCAAGTTTTAGCATTGGTGTTTCATGGTGGTGGTGGCAAAATTGATTTTCTATGCAGATCATGTATGTTCTTAAAATGCGCATGAAGTTTGCTGCCATCTGGTAAATGATGCATTCTCATACAAACAGTACCCATTTTAGCATTAGTGGAGCAACATAATCGTGTAATTAAGTTACATTATAAATCTGTAATTCATGAATCTGCACTTCATTATTTTTGCTTTGTGGTTCTGCTCAGTGGCTTGTCTTTGTCAGATACTTATTTACACAGGacagttttattgctttcttatAGCCATTAATGAACTTTAAAAATTGGATGGTAACTTCAATTCattgttttgagttttgacaaAGAAGACATTCATTTTTAGAGTGCTTTTGAAATGATGAGTTTCTTGTGAAAAAAATTTGGTAATGCTAAATATTACTTGAATCAAATATTACTAGATTTCCCAAATATGTATTATCCTTAAACAATGCAGAGTGTATCACGTTTTGTAAATTATGTTATGATAAGGAAAATGAAAGAGCGATATCATTACATCGTGTGGAGCAAGGAATTTCATAAGTATAATATTATAACATGAAGGGGTTTGAGGAAAGCTGGAGATGCTTCGTCCGCACGTTGCTTCGCCATGAAACCAACCACTTGGTCCATGCTACGTACTACTGGTTCATGCACCAACAATTTGTCCAAGTTTGGAAACTGACAAAAAGAGCCAAacaggaaatatatatatatatagttcttgttaaaatctcattattttattttattttatttccatcttttaagatattttaaatatttacttgATTTTAAGAACCAAAGATCCAACACACTTGTTTTTCTTCCTAATTCTCCACTACTATACGTCTATACCCAATGTAAAATAAATAGATTCATAAAAGTCCTATTTGTAAATTAAATTTCTTTAATGAGTCATCCTAACCCAATTCAAATGAGTTAAAATCCACTACCTTAAATATTATCTtcaaaatcccaaaaaaaaaacacaaaaaccaaAAAGATCACTCATTCATATCAATCAATAGAATATGCCAATACACCAAATTTCCCAAAATAAGTGGGAAAAAAATGTGAAGAACAAAATGGTAAGGTATCAAACATTCATATgcattctaaaaaaaaatttcagtataCTACTATTTCGCACTGTCTATGATGATGAATTGCTCTCTTTGATCTCTCACAAACTATGCCGAGCAGCAACCAGATTTCTTAACAGCTGAGACATCATCTTTGCTTCCAAGATTTATGGTCTGTCCCTTTGGCAATGCTGCAGTGTCATTCACAGCCTCAAGGCTCTTCCTACTCACAACATTGTATATCTGAGTTAGCACTTCTGTGAAGGCACTGTCCACATTCAAAGACTCAAGTGCTGATGTTTCCATGAAGTATATCTTCTCTCTCTCAGCAAACTCCTTGGCTTCCTCCGTTGGCACGGCACGCAGGTGCCGTAGATCCGCCTTGTTCCCCACCAGCATGACGACGAGGTTGGCGTCCGTGTGGTCGCGAAGCTCCTTCAGCCATCTCTCCACGTTCTCAAAGGTCACATGCCTGCTGATGTCATACACAACCAATGCACCTACAGCTCCTCGGTAATAAGCACTTGTGATTGCCCGGTATCTGTGATAATTGAGAAGAAAGAAACAGATAAATATGGCATTCACCATTCAGGAATGAGTAAAGAATGTAGAATGAGTACAcatattttggaaaaaggaaaaaaaaagaatgctGATTAGAATATTAGACTAGACTAAACTAGACAAGGCCACAAAGATTGTATTATTACATAATAGGTTATTCCATAATCCATATGTAACATAGAACTTTTCACCTTACATTAAATATGTTACACACTTTCTCTCTATTTCACAATTTATGTAACACCATGTTCTTGTATTTGTAAGACCATTCTCACTGGCAGATTAAGATTGACCTTAATCGTCACATTATCTCACTTCAAAATGGTTTATTTTACCAGAGCCATTCACACAGAGCTAAGAGTCCAATACTCCAATGCATTAAGTATTGATCAGAACAACCATTGTTTAGGATTAATTCATCTTGACAAAAATGAACAAATTGCAAAACAACCAAAATAACACAACAATTTTGCATCCTACCGCACCCAGATCCAATGGATTGAACATCAAGCATTCAGACacactcccccccccccccccccccccccaacaccaaaaaaacaaaaaacaaccaACACACACTAAGGAAATCAATTATCCAACATTAGCACATCGATGATCCATCAAAACCATATCATTAAAGCATAAAGAGAAAGAACTAGCACCATCATTGGCACACTAATCAATCCTACTCCAGATTTCAGAATCCCCTGTTTCATTGATCAGTGACCAGTGATCCAGTGCCCAGATCATCAAGATCAAACCCAACAATACCTCTAAACATAACAAGATCACTCATTTGCGAAATTtactcaattcaattcatcatCGGGAAACAAATCTTACACATAGCATTGagcaaaacaaaaatcaaaaagagaagaagaaagatcaTGAAttgaggaaaaaagaaaagacctTTCTTGGCCAGCAGTGTCCCAAATCTGAGCCTTGACGATCTTGTCGTGAACATGGACGGTTCGGGTGGCGAACTCGACGCCAATGGTGGACTTTGAGTCCAAGGTGAACTCGTTCTTGGTGAACCTCGACAACAGGTTCGACTTCCCAACACCTGAGTCTCCGATCAGCACCACCTTGTACAAGTAGTCGTACTCTTCCTCTGCTTTGTAAGCGCTACCCATTTTTTTGAAGAACTAAAGGATTTCGATTGGAGTTTGAATTGTGAGTGTTCTTGCCTTTGTTTGTGCTGATCGAAAATTCAGCGTGGGGTTTCTTTCTCTCTTGATTGTTGTTAAGGGCCGTTGAGTTTGGTGCTGTTCAGGGTTTAAAGCTTGAAACTTTTTTGAATTTGTAGTTGAATTGTAGAAGACAGTACACGGAGAacgagagagagaaggaagaaaggcGCGTATTGAAGAAGGGAGGGAGAAGCCTTCAAAGCTCAAATGATGAATGATCTCTTCTTAtttaatactattttattttctttggtaAAATGatcattaataaattaataattaacaatcataatattaataaaataatgatgATGTCAAGTGGGGGATTTGTTGCTTTCTTTGCTTCTCTTGTTGTACTATTCCTTCAACATCAAGATTCAAGGAAATCAATGTTACTTATCTAAATGATAAAAGTAGAAAAAATATATTGggcaaaataaaaagtaaaaattgccCCCAAAATAAGAAACTTGAAAATGGATTTGTGTGATTATTTTGGGTAtgcaataaattttgaaaagaatgaCAAAAGGGAAGAGAGAAGGATATACAAAGAGAATAACTAGGAACCAAAAAACATATCAACCAAAAATCAGTCAAAATATGTTTGGGTTCCATGAAAAATCGAGTTTTGATTTGTGCTCCGTTATCTCAGGAGCGTTTTcaaacatattattcaaaaagtgattttaattaaacgattttgtttactttttggctGGTCACATTTTGGTTCCATATATTTTtccatttgaaaaataataaaagtgagGGGAcaattaattatctaaaaatattatttatacataaaaataattattaaaattaatttttatatatttatatataaatatattattttgtttaactcatttttaatatatattttatcctgtaattattttttgctttttgtaTACACTTAACATAGTTATTAATTATCATTAGAGATTTGTTTTAATACAAATGAATCTCACAACATAATTCAAGTGTGATTATCTATTATTTCATCACTTTATAATTCTCTTTATTTTagaacaaataaaatttatttgagaGTACTTTACTTGAAACCCTTATAAAAAGAGATGTCTTGAATTAACCAAGTAAAAGAAAATGTACTTTTTGAAGCTTTAACATACTTATATCCAATAAATAAATTAGCTTTTAGTTGAATTATTTTAACATACTTGTATCCAATAATATTACGATTTTTTGTTGATTAAGAAGTTATCCATCTTCATTCTTCAACAATATGACTAGTTGCATATTGAGACTCTGAATTACTGAAATGGATATATACCTCTATaacagtttttgtttttttttttcctttttacattTTGCCAAGAATTAAGCTTATAACAAAGTGTTCTAAAAAATATACCATTTGCTAACTCTGTCAAATCTAGTTGGTTGGCAAGACACATTTTAAGTAGGGAAATACTATGTCATATcattcattctcattatcatactTCATTTCATGACATCATGTATAATGCAAATGCTATATTATTCAATACTAATATATCGTGTGACAGCAAataagtaatagctcaaatgacatagtctccccatactcttaatagctcaaatgacatagtctccgaGTTCGAgtcccctatatatatatatatatatatatatatatcgtgtgACAATTTGCTAGACGGAAAAGAAAATGTCTGGTCATCGCTATATTAAGGCTGCGATTAAGCCAAAGAATGTTCAATTTGTGTAAGGTGTgaacacaaataaaaaaacatttcATTCTCTAGTGGTTTATAAAAACGCGCCAGGTAGGGGTCGAACCTACGACTTTCTGCTTAGGAAACAGACGCTCTATCCACTGAGCTACAGGCGCTTCTATAATAGCACCTTGCATATTGTTTTCTTGATGACAATTCAATAAAGAGGAGGATGATGTTTATGTATTGTACGTATTTGGAGCAAGTTTCGGTGCCTGCCATATCGGCTTTAAAAGTACCAATATCTCTCTGATTATTATTTCGGTGTGTCTTAATATTCATTTATCCTTAGGTATTGAATATTGATATCCTTTTAAGATATTGAGTGtactatagaaaaaaaattaaagattttgaCGCTTAAGTTAGAAGAATTTTAGAAGTAAACGTTAGGTTTATGTGAATGTGTGTGAAGTGACCAAAATCATATCTAACAAATTTATACTGTGTTGTTTCAAAGTGATGGAGGTAGGTTCATTCGTTCAATCTTATCTGTATTTTCGATTTGTAAGGAGGTTGTATATGGTGGAAACAAAGTTCAAATATGATGAAATTCTATTTAATAAGTGGTTAGATTGTAGGTGAAAATTCAAGTGAAGttgacttcacatgaagttgatatcttagatgaaaatttagtcaaattagttaAATCATCTAATGGCTcttagatatcaacttcacgtgaaatcgattgcacctgagtttccacctaaatTGTTACTTAGGTCCCTCAACCTATGCGGTTTGGGCTGTGAGTTAGACAACTCTTATAGATTGATCGGATTAGTTGATGGATTCGAACTCATAGGGAACATCCAAAATAGATAACTTTATTAATTAGAATCTTTAATTCTTTA contains:
- the LOC112769225 gene encoding ras-related protein RABA1f, producing MGSAYKAEEEYDYLYKVVLIGDSGVGKSNLLSRFTKNEFTLDSKSTIGVEFATRTVHVHDKIVKAQIWDTAGQERYRAITSAYYRGAVGALVVYDISRHVTFENVERWLKELRDHTDANLVVMLVGNKADLRHLRAVPTEEAKEFAEREKIYFMETSALESLNVDSAFTEVLTQIYNVVSRKSLEAVNDTAALPKGQTINLGSKDDVSAVKKSGCCSA